From Thiomicrospira sp. XS5, one genomic window encodes:
- a CDS encoding HAD-IA family hydrolase, with the protein MTDSFNGTIFIDFDGVVRHWAGDDIHACEAGLKVPTGTLFQAAFDRDRLHPAITGAVCHEAWEASVKQCLTDAFSKTVAEGLMQAWQKADYIIDFDLLADIQALAPQAKLVLATNATTKLAEDLKQSNLMSVFNAVVNSSDIALAKPERGFFEKALSMTHTTAETSVFIDDNERNVQVAANIGFSAVCYQNKPQVLRFIENLL; encoded by the coding sequence ATGACCGACAGTTTCAACGGCACGATTTTCATTGACTTCGACGGCGTGGTGCGTCACTGGGCGGGAGACGACATTCATGCCTGCGAGGCAGGCTTGAAGGTGCCGACGGGCACTTTGTTTCAAGCCGCGTTTGATCGAGATCGTTTGCATCCGGCCATTACCGGGGCGGTGTGTCATGAAGCTTGGGAAGCGTCGGTCAAGCAGTGTTTAACAGACGCGTTTTCAAAAACGGTCGCGGAAGGCTTGATGCAGGCCTGGCAAAAAGCGGACTATATTATCGATTTCGATTTGCTGGCGGATATTCAAGCACTGGCCCCGCAAGCCAAGCTGGTTTTGGCGACGAATGCCACGACCAAACTGGCGGAGGATCTCAAACAATCCAATCTGATGTCGGTCTTTAATGCAGTCGTCAACTCGTCGGACATCGCTTTGGCCAAACCCGAACGGGGCTTTTTCGAAAAAGCCTTATCCATGACCCATACCACGGCAGAGACATCGGTTTTCATTGACGACAATGAACGGAATGTTCAGGTGGCGGCCAATATCGGTTTTTCCGCTGTTTGTTACCAGAACAAACCGCAAGTGTTGAGGTTTATTGAAAATCTCCTGTGA
- a CDS encoding bifunctional 2-polyprenyl-6-hydroxyphenol methylase/3-demethylubiquinol 3-O-methyltransferase UbiG — translation MWNDTYDTEHYVYGTEPNDFLREHVNHLPKGKVLCLAEGEGRNAVFLAKLGYDVTAVDLSHVGLQKAERLAEENQVEIETVCADLAQFDLGEEAWDGIVSIFCHLPSALRADVYHRVQTALKPNGVFLVEGYTPLQLSYKTGGPPVAEMMVSQSVLEQELPQMDFRHLSEMERHVVEGTNHTGLGHVVQCIGVKTPARTLA, via the coding sequence ATGTGGAACGACACTTACGATACGGAACATTACGTTTACGGCACCGAACCGAATGATTTTTTACGCGAACACGTTAACCATCTGCCGAAAGGCAAGGTGTTGTGTCTGGCCGAAGGCGAAGGGCGTAATGCGGTTTTTCTAGCTAAGTTAGGCTATGACGTCACGGCGGTGGATTTATCACACGTTGGCTTGCAGAAGGCCGAGCGTCTGGCCGAAGAAAACCAAGTGGAAATCGAAACCGTCTGTGCCGACCTGGCGCAGTTTGATTTGGGCGAAGAAGCTTGGGACGGTATCGTGTCGATTTTCTGCCATTTGCCGTCGGCATTACGGGCGGATGTGTATCATCGCGTGCAGACGGCTTTGAAACCCAACGGCGTGTTTTTGGTAGAAGGCTATACGCCATTACAGTTATCTTATAAAACCGGTGGGCCGCCGGTGGCGGAAATGATGGTGTCGCAAAGCGTTTTGGAACAGGAGTTACCGCAAATGGATTTTAGGCATTTGTCGGAGATGGAGCGCCATGTTGTGGAAGGCACCAACCACACCGGGCTGGGGCATGTGGTGCAGTGCATCGGAGTGAAAACGCCGGCTAGGACGCTGGCATAA
- a CDS encoding NifB/NifX family molybdenum-iron cluster-binding protein, with protein MKIAFSSPNGKTLAGHAGKCPGFVVMEVKEGDVTSSLRVKLAKDQVFSQLAGPLSALPEHPLQGIDKLVTKGCGEGLVRRLASDGIEVIVTDVDTPEAFMETLTKV; from the coding sequence ATGAAAATCGCTTTTTCGAGCCCAAATGGAAAAACGTTGGCGGGGCATGCGGGTAAATGTCCGGGTTTTGTGGTGATGGAGGTGAAAGAGGGAGACGTTACTTCATCTCTGCGAGTAAAACTGGCGAAAGATCAAGTGTTCAGCCAGTTAGCCGGGCCTTTGTCGGCTTTGCCGGAACACCCGTTGCAGGGCATTGATAAACTGGTCACCAAAGGGTGTGGTGAAGGCCTGGTTCGGCGTTTGGCGAGCGACGGCATCGAAGTGATTGTCACCGATGTGGACACGCCGGAAGCGTTTATGGAAACGCTGACAAAGGTCTAA
- a CDS encoding DNA starvation/stationary phase protection protein, protein MSVINQLKTIQADAHAYYLQLHQIHWLVQGTRFKAMHEMTEGYYERMSELYDDAAERLLQKGALPLLNLDELKAASTLPALTETRFDEKAVLAYVESMLAHWIKAFKALAEAAEAEDDRVTTAIADEQMEVLEKDDWMLKATKGEAVYK, encoded by the coding sequence ATGTCTGTTATTAACCAGCTAAAAACCATCCAAGCGGATGCGCACGCTTATTACCTTCAACTGCACCAAATTCACTGGTTGGTTCAGGGAACGCGATTCAAAGCCATGCACGAGATGACGGAAGGCTACTATGAGCGCATGTCGGAACTGTATGACGACGCGGCTGAGCGTTTGCTGCAGAAGGGCGCTTTGCCATTGTTGAATTTGGATGAATTAAAAGCAGCGAGCACGCTTCCGGCATTGACGGAAACGCGTTTTGACGAGAAAGCGGTTCTGGCGTATGTGGAGTCGATGTTGGCGCATTGGATTAAAGCGTTTAAAGCACTGGCCGAAGCCGCCGAAGCGGAAGACGACCGCGTTACCACCGCCATTGCCGACGAGCAGATGGAAGTGCTGGAAAAAGACGACTGGATGTTGAAAGCGACTAAAGGCGAAGCGGTTTATAAATAA
- a CDS encoding nucleoside deaminase — protein sequence MDSLDYQALLAPALAEAQAGFEEGGVPVGAALFDQQGRLLGKGRNRRVQDDDPSVHGETAAFRNAGRQRCYRDTILVTTLAPCWYCSGLIRQFGIGTVVIGENANFEGHLDWLKEAGVKVILLDDEHCKQLMARFIEQSPDIWNEDIGQCDH from the coding sequence ATGGATTCGTTGGATTATCAAGCGCTACTGGCGCCCGCCTTGGCGGAAGCGCAAGCCGGTTTTGAGGAAGGCGGCGTGCCGGTCGGCGCGGCATTATTCGACCAACAAGGTCGATTGCTCGGCAAAGGCCGAAACCGACGGGTACAGGATGACGACCCGAGCGTTCACGGTGAAACCGCCGCCTTTCGCAATGCCGGACGCCAGCGCTGTTATCGCGACACCATTTTGGTCACCACACTGGCGCCCTGCTGGTATTGCTCCGGTTTGATTCGCCAGTTCGGCATCGGCACCGTCGTCATCGGCGAAAACGCAAACTTTGAAGGCCACTTGGATTGGTTAAAAGAAGCCGGCGTCAAGGTCATTCTGCTCGACGACGAGCATTGCAAACAGCTCATGGCGCGTTTCATCGAACAATCGCCGGACATCTGGAACGAAGACATCGGCCAATGCGACCACTGA
- a CDS encoding FKBP-type peptidyl-prolyl cis-trans isomerase, with protein MSYTTTPDIVSYGLGRQFGDQLAADPFEGLNAEAMAQGLKDALQGKASPIADAQFREAFQEINDLMQAKAAERAEAAAAEGEAFLAENAKKDGVTVTESGLQYEILVEGHGEKPSAESVVSTHYHGTLIDGSVFDSSVERGQPAEFPVNRVIAGWTEALQMMPVGSKWRLTVPYELAYGTQGSGGAIGPYETLVFEVELLDIVS; from the coding sequence ATGTCTTATACCACCACACCGGATATTGTCAGTTACGGCTTGGGCCGTCAGTTTGGCGACCAATTGGCCGCCGACCCGTTTGAAGGGTTGAATGCGGAAGCCATGGCACAAGGGTTAAAAGATGCGTTGCAAGGCAAAGCCAGCCCGATTGCGGATGCGCAATTTCGTGAAGCCTTTCAGGAAATCAATGACCTGATGCAAGCCAAAGCCGCTGAGCGTGCTGAAGCGGCCGCGGCGGAAGGCGAAGCCTTTTTGGCCGAAAATGCCAAAAAAGACGGTGTCACCGTGACCGAATCCGGTTTGCAGTATGAGATTCTGGTGGAAGGCCATGGCGAGAAGCCGAGTGCGGAGTCGGTGGTTTCAACCCATTATCACGGCACCTTGATTGACGGCAGTGTGTTCGACAGTTCTGTAGAGCGTGGTCAACCGGCTGAGTTCCCGGTTAACCGCGTGATTGCCGGTTGGACCGAAGCCTTGCAAATGATGCCGGTCGGTTCCAAGTGGCGTTTGACCGTGCCATATGAGTTGGCGTATGGTACACAAGGTTCCGGCGGCGCCATTGGGCCTTATGAAACACTGGTGTTTGAAGTGGAGTTGCTCGACATCGTTAGCTAA
- a CDS encoding GlsB/YeaQ/YmgE family stress response membrane protein, whose product MELGALIVFLLIGAVAGWLAGLVMKGGGFGLLGNMVIGIIGAFVGGFLFGLVGISAGGLIGSIITATIGAIVLLFVIGVLKKV is encoded by the coding sequence ATGGAACTTGGAGCATTGATTGTGTTTTTGTTGATTGGTGCCGTTGCCGGTTGGCTGGCCGGTTTGGTAATGAAAGGCGGCGGTTTCGGTTTGCTGGGGAATATGGTCATTGGCATTATCGGGGCCTTTGTCGGCGGCTTTTTGTTCGGCTTGGTCGGGATTTCTGCGGGCGGCTTGATTGGCTCCATCATTACGGCGACCATTGGTGCCATCGTGCTGTTGTTTGTAATCGGTGTTTTGAAAAAAGTCTAA
- a CDS encoding DUF924 family protein: MTPTDIIEFWYSPSMAEHWFQSTPAIDQTIRDRFESLWERAADGELTGWQDSPEGCLALCIVLDQFPLNMFRGDPKSFTTEQQAVAVTKHAVAKGLDQQLTPAKRAFLYMPLMHSEHLADQDESVRLFESAGLTDNLKFARHHRELIRQFGRFPHRNAILGRTSSDAEKAYLDSPEAFTG, translated from the coding sequence ATGACACCGACAGACATTATTGAATTTTGGTATTCGCCGAGTATGGCCGAGCATTGGTTTCAGTCCACTCCGGCGATTGACCAAACCATTCGAGATCGTTTTGAAAGCTTGTGGGAAAGGGCGGCCGATGGGGAGCTGACCGGTTGGCAAGACTCACCGGAAGGCTGTCTGGCGTTGTGCATTGTGTTGGATCAGTTCCCGTTGAATATGTTTCGGGGCGACCCGAAAAGTTTCACGACCGAGCAACAAGCGGTGGCGGTGACGAAACACGCCGTCGCCAAAGGCCTGGATCAACAACTGACGCCCGCCAAGCGGGCATTTTTGTATATGCCGTTAATGCACAGCGAGCATTTGGCGGATCAAGACGAATCGGTCCGTTTGTTCGAATCGGCGGGGTTAACGGATAACCTCAAGTTCGCGCGTCACCATCGGGAATTGATTCGCCAGTTCGGCCGTTTTCCGCACCGTAATGCGATTCTCGGGCGCACCAGCTCCGACGCTGAAAAAGCCTATCTCGACTCGCCGGAGGCTTTTACCGGTTGA
- a CDS encoding DUF2789 family protein produces the protein METSAHDLNALFAQLGLDNSDDAIEAFLKKQPRLSQVTLLHEASLWTPAQAAFLKEAVEDDADWVDAVNHLDTLMRK, from the coding sequence ATGGAAACCTCTGCGCACGACCTGAATGCCCTATTCGCACAATTGGGATTGGATAATTCGGATGACGCCATTGAAGCGTTTTTGAAAAAACAGCCGCGCCTGTCTCAAGTCACGCTGTTGCATGAAGCCAGTCTCTGGACACCGGCACAAGCGGCGTTTTTGAAAGAAGCGGTGGAAGACGATGCCGATTGGGTGGATGCGGTGAATCACCTCGACACCTTAATGCGGAAATAA
- the nth gene encoding endonuclease III: MNKQKRLEIFQRLAEAIPEPETELNYSNPFELLIAVILSAQATDKGVNIATAKLFPVANTPEAIYALGEDGLKEYIKTIGLFNTKGANIIKTCKMLMDLHNSQVPDNRKDLEALPGVGRKTANVVLNTAFGQPTMAVDTHIFRVSNRTNIAPGKTVLEVEKKLLKNVPKEYIIPAHHLLILHGRYTCTARKPRCGACCIYDLCEFKEKTA; the protein is encoded by the coding sequence ATGAACAAACAAAAGCGCCTTGAAATTTTTCAACGTCTGGCCGAAGCCATTCCCGAGCCGGAAACCGAACTCAACTATTCCAACCCTTTCGAACTGCTGATTGCAGTGATTTTATCGGCGCAGGCCACCGACAAAGGCGTCAATATCGCCACCGCCAAACTCTTCCCGGTCGCCAACACACCGGAAGCGATTTACGCCCTCGGCGAAGACGGCTTGAAGGAATACATCAAAACCATCGGCCTGTTCAACACCAAAGGCGCCAACATCATCAAAACCTGCAAAATGTTGATGGACCTTCACAACTCGCAGGTGCCGGACAACCGCAAAGACTTGGAAGCCCTGCCGGGCGTGGGCCGCAAAACCGCCAATGTCGTGCTCAACACCGCGTTTGGACAACCGACCATGGCGGTGGACACCCATATTTTCCGCGTCTCCAACCGCACCAATATCGCACCCGGCAAAACCGTGCTGGAAGTGGAAAAGAAACTGCTCAAAAACGTGCCAAAAGAATACATTATCCCGGCGCACCACTTATTGATTCTGCACGGCCGTTACACCTGCACCGCGCGTAAACCGCGTTGCGGCGCCTGCTGTATTTACGACTTGTGTGAGTTTAAGGAAAAAACCGCTTAA
- a CDS encoding electron transport complex subunit E, with translation MSDAAVSSPNTLSDKLADYKHIAQNGLWNNNQALVALLGLCPLLAVTNNTVNGIGLGLATMAVLVVSNVLVSLIRDHVSDEIRIPVFIAIIASAVTVIDLLMEAYLNTLHGILGIFIPLIVTNCAILGRAEAYASKNPIDKSLVDAFFMGLGFALVLVVLGALREIIGNGTLFDQMDLMFGESAQAMTLHFSDNYHPVLLAILPPGAFIGLGLLVALKNAIEQRRAQKAQNALGVQVAVNPLKAD, from the coding sequence ATGAGTGATGCGGCTGTTTCATCCCCAAACACCTTGTCCGACAAACTGGCCGATTACAAACACATCGCCCAAAACGGTCTTTGGAACAACAATCAGGCCTTGGTCGCCCTGCTCGGCCTTTGCCCGTTGCTGGCCGTCACCAACAACACCGTCAACGGCATCGGACTCGGCTTGGCGACCATGGCGGTTCTGGTCGTGTCCAACGTGCTGGTCTCCTTGATTCGCGACCATGTGTCCGACGAAATCCGTATTCCGGTGTTCATTGCCATCATCGCCTCGGCGGTGACCGTCATCGACCTGTTGATGGAAGCCTATTTGAACACCTTACACGGCATTCTGGGCATCTTCATTCCCCTGATTGTCACCAACTGCGCCATTCTCGGCCGCGCCGAAGCCTATGCCTCGAAAAACCCCATCGACAAATCGCTGGTGGATGCTTTTTTCATGGGCTTGGGCTTTGCACTGGTGCTGGTGGTGCTGGGCGCTTTACGGGAAATCATCGGCAACGGCACCCTGTTCGACCAAATGGATTTGATGTTCGGTGAATCCGCCCAAGCCATGACGCTGCATTTCTCCGACAACTATCACCCGGTTTTGTTGGCGATTCTGCCGCCCGGCGCCTTTATCGGGCTGGGCTTGCTGGTGGCGCTGAAAAATGCGATTGAACAACGCCGCGCCCAGAAAGCCCAAAACGCTTTGGGCGTGCAAGTCGCCGTCAATCCACTGAAAGCTGACTGA
- the rsxG gene encoding electron transport complex subunit RsxG, whose product MSDTENQTENTETQQSTRPGQMLWKQMLRSALMLSLFTLIGVSLLLVAKLLTDEPIQEAERANLLATVNQLLPTDEYDNDPLQDTLQVRSAKYLGTDAPVTVYRARQNGEPVAAILTTVAPDGYSGDIKIMLAVYRDGRIAGVRVLKHKETPGLGDKIELRKSSWILSFDGLKLREDNVPMWAVRKDGGHFDQFTGATITPRAVIKAVRKALAFVQQKGDALYE is encoded by the coding sequence GTGTCGGACACTGAAAACCAAACCGAAAACACGGAAACCCAACAATCCACCAGGCCTGGTCAAATGCTTTGGAAGCAGATGCTGCGTTCCGCATTGATGTTGAGTCTGTTCACCCTGATTGGCGTCAGCTTGTTGCTGGTGGCGAAACTCCTGACCGACGAACCGATTCAGGAAGCGGAACGCGCCAACCTGCTGGCCACCGTCAATCAATTGCTGCCGACCGATGAATACGACAATGATCCCTTGCAGGATACCCTCCAAGTGCGCTCTGCGAAATACCTTGGCACGGACGCACCGGTCACCGTTTACCGCGCCCGCCAGAACGGCGAACCGGTGGCGGCCATTCTCACCACCGTCGCGCCGGACGGTTACAGCGGCGACATTAAAATCATGCTCGCCGTTTATCGTGACGGCCGCATCGCCGGGGTTCGCGTTTTGAAACACAAAGAAACGCCAGGCCTGGGCGATAAGATTGAATTACGAAAATCCAGCTGGATATTATCCTTCGACGGTCTTAAACTGAGAGAAGACAATGTCCCGATGTGGGCGGTGCGCAAAGACGGCGGTCATTTTGACCAGTTCACCGGCGCCACCATCACGCCGCGCGCCGTCATTAAAGCCGTCCGCAAGGCGCTGGCGTTTGTCCAACAAAAAGGAGATGCTTTGTATGAGTGA
- a CDS encoding RnfABCDGE type electron transport complex subunit D — MTPTTSPFAHNASSVRKLMMQVQIAAIPALLAHIYFFGYGITIQWGLAVLTLIITEYALLKLRGRPVMPYLTDLSGVITVTGLVFCIPPESPWWVIVSGVIFALVFGKHLYGGLGYNPFNPAMLGYAFVLISFPAELTQWTLPSDVSGHHIGFMESFQMIFTGHTPNDLGLDQITGATPLDQVKTALTQGTPVFASLDSANFNDNQIPYGWASINIAFLMGGLWMLYSRAIRWQYPVGFLGALAGIAFVFHSLDPSQYAPVSFHLLSGGVMLAAFFIITDPVTSSTTPMGRFIYAIGIGLLVYIIRNWGAYPDGIAFAILIMNMFVPLIDQYTQPRVVGYKK, encoded by the coding sequence ATGACTCCGACAACGTCACCATTCGCCCATAACGCCAGCAGCGTACGCAAGCTGATGATGCAGGTGCAAATCGCTGCCATTCCGGCCCTGTTGGCGCACATCTACTTTTTCGGTTACGGCATCACCATACAATGGGGCTTGGCGGTACTGACACTCATCATCACCGAATACGCCCTGCTGAAATTACGCGGCCGCCCGGTAATGCCATACCTGACCGATTTAAGCGGCGTCATCACCGTCACCGGCCTGGTCTTCTGTATTCCGCCGGAATCGCCTTGGTGGGTCATTGTTTCCGGCGTGATTTTCGCGCTGGTCTTCGGCAAACACCTTTACGGCGGACTCGGCTATAACCCGTTCAACCCCGCCATGCTGGGCTATGCTTTTGTATTGATTTCTTTCCCGGCGGAACTGACGCAATGGACCTTGCCGTCGGACGTTTCCGGCCACCATATCGGCTTTATGGAATCCTTCCAGATGATTTTCACCGGCCACACACCGAACGACCTAGGGCTGGACCAAATCACCGGCGCCACGCCGTTGGACCAAGTTAAAACTGCGCTGACACAAGGCACGCCGGTGTTCGCCTCGCTCGACAGCGCCAATTTCAATGACAATCAGATTCCGTATGGCTGGGCGTCCATCAATATCGCCTTCCTGATGGGCGGTTTGTGGATGCTGTATTCTCGCGCGATTCGCTGGCAATATCCGGTCGGTTTTTTGGGGGCCTTGGCCGGCATCGCCTTTGTGTTCCACAGTCTGGACCCAAGCCAATATGCACCGGTGAGCTTTCACCTGTTGTCCGGCGGCGTGATGCTCGCGGCCTTTTTCATCATCACCGACCCGGTCACTTCCAGCACCACGCCGATGGGCCGCTTTATCTACGCCATCGGCATCGGTTTGCTGGTGTACATAATCCGTAACTGGGGCGCTTATCCGGACGGCATCGCTTTCGCGATCTTGATTATGAACATGTTTGTACCGCTCATCGACCAATACACGCAACCGCGCGTGGTCGGCTACAAGAAATAA
- the rsxC gene encoding electron transport complex subunit RsxC, with the protein MTAETLNFTTLKNASLRLLAKLYPMAKRGLYRFHGGVFPRYNKSMSLRHPLKPVYIPETLVLPLQQHVGVVTEAQVQVGDRILKNQLLADTEKGLAAPIHAPTSGTITAIEDRVLPHASGLNGQCLVIETDGQDESIDNALQVDGSRPQTPDELKALVHRAGIVGMGGAGFPTFAKIPSQRGQIQYLLINGAECEPFITCDDVLMQTQPENIIQGALMVAEALGVERIICGIEDNKAQAIQAMQKAANGTDVQIETVATVYPMGSQVQLTQELTGVELPANTHAVDAGILMMNVATFAAIHDAVTHGNPLISRLVTVSGEGLQDPFNIEALLGSSFEELAQLAQPKHPLDYPLIQGGPMMGIAMKSNHVPVIKTTNCILANPPQPMEEALPCIRCGECMDACPVNLLPQQMYWYSRSHEFDKVEKLKVFDCIECGCCSFVCPSQIPLVQYYRFAKSEIKKIKQEEQAAELAKQRHEFKLARLEREKQERDARLKAKKEAVKKKAAAEQAEANTSSASVAKKPASAAAAAQAAARARQKSAEKDSGAAPKLSAREKAIAAAKKRTEAAEKQAESQTAESKKKSDSKPDPKAAAMAAAKKRAAAKAAAQNSSNSTSDSASKPEAQTESQPSAADKRKAAMEAAQKRAQAKKANEPKPKTADAPKDTPKSADDQASVQDKRQAAMAAAKKRAQAKQPTQTVEPQETEQAKTPVAETPKNETPEAPDAKRKAAMAAAKAKAAARAAQKRQADNANNTSGSATHQTDKDRH; encoded by the coding sequence ATGACGGCCGAAACCTTGAACTTCACGACGCTCAAAAACGCCAGTCTGCGGCTGTTGGCCAAACTGTATCCGATGGCCAAACGTGGGCTCTATCGTTTTCACGGCGGTGTCTTCCCGCGTTACAACAAATCCATGTCGTTGCGTCATCCACTCAAGCCGGTTTACATTCCAGAAACCTTGGTCTTGCCGTTGCAACAACACGTCGGGGTCGTGACAGAAGCCCAGGTTCAAGTCGGCGACCGCATCCTCAAGAATCAATTATTGGCCGACACCGAAAAAGGCTTGGCCGCACCGATTCACGCGCCGACGTCCGGCACCATTACCGCCATTGAAGACCGCGTACTTCCCCACGCTTCCGGTCTCAACGGACAGTGTTTGGTCATCGAAACCGACGGCCAGGATGAATCTATCGACAATGCGCTGCAAGTGGACGGCTCCCGTCCGCAAACACCCGACGAACTCAAAGCGTTAGTTCATCGTGCCGGCATTGTCGGCATGGGCGGCGCCGGTTTCCCGACATTCGCTAAAATCCCATCGCAGCGCGGCCAGATTCAATACCTGCTCATCAACGGCGCCGAGTGCGAACCGTTCATCACCTGCGATGACGTTTTGATGCAGACCCAGCCCGAAAATATCATTCAAGGCGCTTTGATGGTCGCCGAAGCACTGGGCGTCGAACGGATTATCTGCGGCATCGAAGACAACAAAGCGCAAGCGATTCAGGCCATGCAAAAAGCGGCCAACGGCACCGATGTCCAAATCGAGACCGTTGCCACCGTTTACCCGATGGGCAGTCAGGTACAGCTGACCCAGGAACTCACCGGTGTGGAATTACCCGCCAATACCCACGCAGTGGACGCCGGTATCCTGATGATGAACGTTGCCACCTTCGCCGCCATTCACGATGCCGTAACCCACGGCAATCCGCTGATCAGTCGCTTGGTCACCGTTTCCGGCGAAGGGCTACAAGACCCTTTCAATATCGAAGCCCTGCTCGGTTCCTCGTTTGAAGAACTGGCTCAGCTCGCGCAGCCCAAACACCCGCTCGATTATCCCCTGATTCAAGGCGGACCGATGATGGGCATTGCCATGAAATCCAATCACGTGCCGGTCATCAAAACCACAAACTGCATTCTCGCCAATCCGCCGCAACCGATGGAAGAAGCCTTGCCCTGCATCCGTTGTGGCGAATGCATGGATGCCTGCCCGGTCAACCTGTTGCCACAACAAATGTACTGGTACAGCCGGAGCCATGAGTTCGATAAAGTCGAAAAACTCAAAGTGTTCGATTGCATTGAATGCGGTTGCTGCAGCTTCGTCTGCCCCAGCCAGATTCCGCTGGTGCAGTATTACCGATTCGCAAAATCCGAAATCAAAAAAATCAAACAGGAAGAACAAGCGGCTGAACTGGCCAAGCAACGCCACGAGTTCAAGCTTGCGCGTTTGGAGCGCGAAAAACAAGAACGTGATGCCCGCTTGAAAGCTAAAAAAGAAGCCGTGAAGAAAAAAGCCGCCGCGGAACAGGCCGAGGCCAACACGTCCAGCGCATCCGTGGCCAAAAAACCGGCTTCCGCCGCGGCGGCGGCACAAGCGGCCGCGCGTGCTCGTCAAAAATCGGCTGAAAAAGACAGCGGGGCCGCGCCGAAACTGTCCGCGCGTGAAAAAGCCATTGCCGCCGCGAAAAAACGTACGGAAGCCGCTGAAAAGCAAGCCGAATCCCAAACGGCGGAATCGAAGAAGAAATCGGACTCCAAACCCGATCCAAAAGCCGCGGCCATGGCGGCAGCCAAAAAACGGGCCGCGGCCAAAGCGGCAGCTCAAAACTCAAGCAACAGCACATCTGACAGTGCGTCCAAACCGGAAGCACAAACGGAAAGTCAACCGTCTGCCGCCGACAAGCGCAAAGCCGCGATGGAAGCGGCTCAAAAACGGGCTCAGGCCAAAAAAGCCAATGAGCCAAAACCGAAAACGGCTGACGCCCCCAAGGACACCCCGAAAAGCGCCGACGATCAAGCGTCCGTTCAGGACAAACGCCAGGCGGCGATGGCGGCCGCGAAAAAACGCGCTCAAGCCAAACAGCCGACGCAAACGGTCGAACCTCAAGAAACGGAACAAGCGAAAACTCCGGTCGCTGAAACACCGAAAAACGAAACCCCGGAGGCGCCGGACGCGAAACGAAAAGCGGCCATGGCCGCCGCCAAAGCCAAGGCGGCAGCACGCGCGGCCCAAAAACGTCAAGCCGACAACGCAAATAACACAAGCGGCTCGGCCACTCACCAAACCGATAAGGACAGACACTGA
- the rsxB gene encoding electron transport complex subunit RsxB, with product MISALLIFLGLAILFGLLLGYAAIRFKVEGNPVAEQIDRVLPQTQCGQCGFPGCKPYAEALANGESEVNLCVPGGHEVMIQISEITHREPKEMEAEPEEIDTKIIAKIDEDLCIGCVHCIKACPVDAIVGATKMMHTVIESECTGCEKCVPVCPVDCIDMIPEEPTPQTWAWPEPARSEEPLIQTLGQKA from the coding sequence ATGATAAGCGCGTTGCTGATTTTTCTAGGTCTGGCCATTCTGTTCGGCCTGCTGCTGGGATATGCCGCCATTCGCTTCAAGGTGGAAGGCAACCCGGTCGCCGAACAAATCGACCGCGTCTTACCGCAAACCCAGTGTGGGCAGTGCGGTTTCCCAGGCTGCAAACCTTATGCCGAAGCCTTGGCCAATGGCGAATCGGAGGTCAATCTTTGCGTGCCCGGCGGGCATGAAGTGATGATTCAAATATCTGAAATCACCCACCGCGAACCCAAAGAAATGGAAGCCGAGCCGGAAGAAATCGACACCAAAATCATCGCTAAAATCGACGAAGACCTCTGCATCGGCTGCGTGCATTGCATCAAAGCCTGTCCGGTGGACGCCATTGTCGGCGCCACCAAAATGATGCACACCGTCATCGAAAGCGAATGCACCGGTTGCGAAAAATGCGTGCCGGTCTGCCCCGTCGATTGCATCGACATGATTCCGGAAGAACCGACCCCACAAACCTGGGCTTGGCCCGAACCGGCGCGTTCCGAAGAACCTCTGATTCAAACCCTCGGTCAGAAGGCATAA